A single genomic interval of Pelagerythrobacter marensis harbors:
- a CDS encoding acetyl-CoA C-acyltransferase: protein MAQFSANDPVVILSYARTPMGGMQGALAAVSATELGATAVKASVERAGVAGDDIDRIYMGCVLPAGLGQAPARQAAIKAGLPKSVQATTVNKVCGSGMQTVIMGAEALASGTIDVVVAGGMESMTNAPYLLKKHRSGARIGHDTAYDHMFLDGLEDAYEEGRAMGTFAQSTADDYQMTREEMDDYAIESLRRANAAIDSGAFADEIVPVTVSSRAGETVVDTDEQPGRGKPDKIPTLKPAFAKDGTITAATSSSISDGAAAVVLTRESVAKSKGLEPVARIVAMAAHAQEPAQFTVAPIGAIQKVLDKAGWSVDDVELWEVNEAFACVAMFAMRDIGIPHDKININGGGTALGHPIGASGTRILVTLLNALKNQGKKRGIASLCIGGGEATAVAVELA from the coding sequence ATGGCCCAGTTTTCCGCGAACGACCCCGTCGTCATCCTCTCCTACGCCCGCACGCCGATGGGTGGCATGCAGGGCGCACTGGCTGCCGTCAGCGCGACCGAGCTCGGCGCGACCGCGGTGAAGGCTTCGGTCGAGCGCGCAGGCGTTGCCGGGGACGATATCGACCGAATCTATATGGGTTGTGTTCTGCCCGCCGGGCTTGGTCAGGCACCCGCGCGCCAGGCGGCGATCAAGGCCGGCTTGCCCAAGTCGGTCCAGGCGACCACGGTCAACAAAGTCTGCGGCAGCGGCATGCAGACGGTCATCATGGGCGCCGAAGCGCTTGCCTCGGGGACGATCGATGTCGTCGTCGCGGGCGGGATGGAGAGCATGACCAATGCCCCCTACCTGCTCAAGAAACACCGTTCGGGCGCGCGGATCGGCCACGACACGGCTTACGATCACATGTTCCTCGACGGGTTGGAGGATGCTTACGAAGAAGGCCGCGCCATGGGGACCTTCGCCCAGTCCACCGCCGATGATTATCAGATGACGCGCGAGGAAATGGACGACTACGCGATCGAGTCGCTGCGCCGCGCCAATGCCGCGATCGACAGCGGCGCGTTTGCCGACGAAATCGTCCCGGTCACCGTCTCTTCCCGGGCGGGCGAAACCGTCGTCGACACCGACGAGCAGCCCGGCCGCGGCAAGCCCGACAAGATTCCGACGCTGAAGCCGGCTTTCGCGAAGGACGGGACGATCACCGCCGCCACGTCCAGCTCGATCTCCGACGGTGCCGCTGCGGTGGTGCTGACGCGCGAGAGCGTAGCGAAGAGCAAGGGCCTGGAACCGGTGGCCCGGATCGTCGCCATGGCCGCGCACGCGCAGGAGCCGGCGCAGTTCACCGTCGCGCCGATCGGGGCCATTCAGAAGGTTCTCGACAAGGCCGGCTGGTCGGTCGACGATGTGGAACTGTGGGAAGTCAACGAGGCTTTCGCCTGTGTCGCCATGTTCGCGATGCGCGACATCGGCATCCCGCACGACAAGATCAATATCAACGGCGGCGGCACCGCGCTGGGCCATCCGATCGGGGCCAGCGGCACGCGAATCCTCGTCACCCTGCTCAATGCCCTGAAGAACCAGGGCAAGAAGCGCGGGATCGCATCGCTCTGCATCGGCGGCGGCGAGGCCACTGCGGTGGCGGTGGAACTGGCCTGA
- a CDS encoding ammonium transporter codes for MRRRFAGTALLGFASVGATTPLRAQELVQFAANDGGDTAWIMAASAIALLAALPGLALHYAGRGPARSGVSVAIQIGAIAAAVSLGWIVLGYTLAFGPVTVGWLGNYAHWMLGSLGNVRAGTLLPESAFVLFQMIFAVLAACLMTGSWIGRARFGWAVGFAALWALIVHAPVTHWVWGGGWIARTLGALDFAGGLTMHVTAGVSALVVALFLGRRANLPADGEAGSAPVLGLAGMAMMWVGWLALNGGSALAATDDASTAILNAHVAACAGALTWLTLERLATGRTTAGGLALGVLSGLAAIAPASGFVSPGASIVFGASAAMACRGALALVSGRLGIDDTLGVFAVHGVGAMLGAMLLGLFLSETLGGIGYAEGMAMGGQIVAQLLGTAAVVLWSAIATAIVALMVSLVVPMRVGEDEENAGLDTACHRGPAG; via the coding sequence ATGCGCAGACGGTTTGCCGGTACAGCTCTGCTGGGCTTCGCCTCGGTTGGCGCAACCACCCCGCTGCGCGCGCAGGAACTGGTCCAGTTCGCGGCGAACGACGGCGGCGACACCGCATGGATAATGGCGGCATCGGCAATCGCCCTGCTGGCCGCCCTGCCCGGCCTGGCGCTCCATTATGCAGGCCGCGGACCTGCAAGAAGCGGCGTTTCGGTCGCGATCCAGATCGGGGCCATCGCAGCGGCTGTGTCGCTCGGCTGGATCGTGCTCGGCTACACACTGGCTTTCGGCCCGGTCACGGTCGGCTGGCTCGGCAACTATGCCCACTGGATGCTCGGCAGCCTGGGCAACGTGCGCGCGGGCACGCTGCTGCCCGAAAGCGCCTTCGTGCTGTTCCAGATGATCTTTGCCGTTCTTGCTGCCTGCCTGATGACCGGCAGCTGGATCGGCCGCGCCCGGTTCGGCTGGGCCGTGGGGTTCGCCGCGCTCTGGGCGTTGATCGTCCACGCCCCGGTCACGCACTGGGTATGGGGCGGCGGATGGATCGCCAGGACGCTGGGCGCGCTCGACTTCGCCGGCGGCTTGACGATGCATGTCACCGCCGGCGTCTCCGCCCTCGTGGTTGCCTTGTTCCTGGGCAGGCGCGCCAACCTGCCGGCTGACGGCGAAGCGGGATCGGCCCCGGTCCTGGGCCTTGCCGGGATGGCGATGATGTGGGTCGGCTGGCTCGCGCTCAATGGCGGCAGCGCGCTCGCTGCGACCGACGATGCCTCGACCGCCATCCTGAATGCCCACGTCGCCGCCTGTGCGGGGGCGCTGACCTGGCTGACGCTCGAACGCCTTGCCACCGGGCGCACGACGGCCGGCGGGCTGGCGCTGGGCGTGCTTTCCGGCCTGGCGGCGATCGCGCCCGCATCGGGGTTCGTCTCGCCAGGGGCTTCGATCGTCTTCGGCGCAAGTGCGGCGATGGCTTGCCGCGGCGCGCTGGCGCTGGTCTCCGGCAGACTGGGGATCGACGATACCCTGGGAGTTTTCGCAGTTCACGGCGTGGGTGCCATGCTCGGCGCGATGCTGCTCGGCCTGTTTCTTTCCGAAACGCTTGGCGGCATCGGCTATGCGGAAGGAATGGCCATGGGCGGCCAGATCGTCGCCCAGCTTCTCGGCACCGCCGCGGTCGTCCTGTGGAGCGCGATCGCAACCGCGATCGTCGCTCTGATGGTCAGCCTCGTCGTGCCGATGCGTGTCGGCGAGGACGAAGAGAACGCAGGCCTCGACACCGCCTGCCATCGCGGGCCCGCCGGCTGA
- a CDS encoding NAD(P)H-dependent flavin oxidoreductase: MAFKGLSPIVYGGREVWPLIEGGKGVSATNHLSSGAWAAAGGIGTVSAVNADSYDAEGKIIPQVYDQLTRKERHEQLVRYAIDGATEQVRRAYDVANGRGAININVLWEMGGAQQVLEGVLERTRGLVTGVTCGAGMPYKLAEIAARFNVSYLPIISSARAFRALWKRSYHKVSELMAAVVYEDPWLAGGHNGLSNAEDPTKPEDPYPRVKALRETMRKEGVSEDVPIVMAGGVWFLREWENWIDNPELGKIAFQFGTRPLLTEESPIPQQWKDMLRTIEPGDVLLHKFSPTGFYSSAVKNPFLWDLIHRSERQIPYSKVEAGEHTVQLDVGIKGKNFWVTPKDRERARGWAAEGYTEALKTPDDTVVFVTPESRAEIRKDQADCMGCLSHCGFSSWKDHDDYTTGRLADPRSFCIQKTLQDIAHGGDVQQNLAFAGHAAYRFKQDPFYSNNFTPTVKQLVDRILTGD; encoded by the coding sequence ATGGCATTCAAGGGGCTCAGCCCGATCGTTTACGGCGGACGCGAAGTCTGGCCGCTCATCGAGGGCGGCAAGGGCGTTTCCGCGACCAATCATCTGAGTTCCGGCGCATGGGCGGCGGCCGGAGGTATCGGCACGGTCAGCGCGGTCAACGCCGACAGCTACGACGCCGAAGGCAAGATCATTCCCCAGGTCTACGACCAGCTCACGCGCAAGGAACGCCACGAGCAGCTCGTCCGCTACGCGATCGACGGCGCGACCGAGCAGGTTCGACGGGCCTACGATGTCGCCAACGGCAGGGGTGCGATCAACATCAACGTCCTGTGGGAAATGGGCGGCGCGCAGCAAGTGCTCGAAGGCGTTCTGGAGCGCACGCGCGGGCTCGTCACCGGCGTGACCTGCGGTGCCGGAATGCCATACAAGCTGGCCGAGATCGCCGCGCGTTTCAACGTCAGCTATCTGCCGATCATCAGTTCCGCGCGCGCCTTCCGCGCGCTGTGGAAGCGCAGCTATCACAAGGTGAGCGAGTTGATGGCGGCCGTGGTCTATGAGGATCCCTGGCTGGCCGGCGGGCACAACGGCCTGTCCAACGCCGAGGATCCGACCAAGCCCGAAGACCCCTATCCGCGGGTGAAGGCCTTGCGCGAAACGATGCGCAAGGAAGGCGTTTCCGAAGACGTGCCGATCGTCATGGCCGGGGGGGTCTGGTTCCTGCGCGAGTGGGAAAACTGGATCGACAACCCGGAACTGGGCAAGATCGCCTTCCAGTTCGGCACCCGTCCGCTGCTGACCGAAGAAAGCCCGATCCCGCAGCAGTGGAAGGACATGCTGCGCACGATCGAGCCGGGCGACGTCCTGCTGCACAAGTTCTCCCCCACCGGTTTCTATTCCTCGGCGGTCAAGAATCCGTTCCTGTGGGATCTGATCCATCGCAGCGAGCGGCAGATCCCCTATTCCAAGGTCGAGGCGGGCGAGCATACCGTCCAGCTCGATGTCGGGATCAAAGGCAAGAACTTCTGGGTCACGCCCAAGGATCGCGAGCGCGCGCGGGGCTGGGCGGCCGAGGGATATACCGAGGCGCTCAAGACCCCTGACGACACGGTCGTGTTCGTGACGCCCGAAAGCCGCGCCGAAATCCGCAAGGATCAGGCCGATTGCATGGGCTGCCTGTCGCATTGCGGATTTTCGTCGTGGAAGGATCACGACGACTATACCACCGGCCGCCTGGCCGATCCGCGCAGCTTCTGTATCCAGAAAACGCTGCAGGACATCGCGCATGGCGGCGACGTGCAGCAGAATCTCGCCTTTGCCGGGCATGCCGCCTATCGCTTCAAGCAGGACCCGTTCTATTCGAACAACTTCACCCCCACGGTGAAGCAGCTCGTCGATCGCATCCTGACGGGGGATTGA
- a CDS encoding SH3 domain-containing protein: MYRLFVVLFTAFIAIAAPAVGQEREVPYWATIDTTELNMRVGPSVNYRIEWVYRREGLPVKVVRVIDGWRLIRDPDGARGWVAARLLSAERGAIVVGKGLAALRAEPAENARLKWNVEPGVVGKLGECEAGWCNFDVDGRAGWIRADRLWGAGDP, from the coding sequence ATGTACAGGCTTTTTGTTGTTCTTTTCACGGCGTTTATCGCCATTGCCGCGCCCGCGGTCGGGCAAGAACGCGAGGTGCCCTACTGGGCCACGATCGACACCACCGAACTGAACATGCGCGTCGGCCCCAGCGTCAACTACAGGATCGAATGGGTCTATCGCCGCGAAGGCCTGCCGGTGAAGGTCGTCCGGGTGATCGACGGCTGGCGCCTGATCCGCGACCCCGATGGCGCCCGGGGATGGGTGGCGGCGCGTCTGCTAAGCGCGGAGCGCGGTGCGATCGTCGTGGGCAAGGGGCTTGCGGCATTGCGCGCAGAACCGGCCGAAAATGCGCGGTTGAAATGGAATGTCGAACCCGGCGTCGTCGGCAAGCTCGGCGAATGCGAGGCGGGCTGGTGCAATTTCGACGTGGACGGCCGGGCCGGCTGGATCAGGGCCGACCGCCTGTGGGGCGCCGGCGACCCCTGA
- a CDS encoding D-glycerate dehydrogenase, with protein sequence MEQTGADSNRRVAGKPRVIVTRHLLPSIEARMEELFDVRLNPADIAMSRDELATAMRECDVLVPTVTDRIDAELLAEAGEQLGLIANFGAGTDHIDLAAAAARKIMVTNTPGVFTDDTADLTMALIIGVPRRLREGTALIRRERWTGWAPSAMLGRKLGGKVLGIVGMGRIGQAVASRARAFGFEIRYHNRHRLPEAVETMFGARFEEDLDRLLAESDIVTLHCPATPQTRGMIDARRIALMKRGAALINTARADLVDYEAMIEALESGHLGGAGLDVFPDEPKVDARLVALPNVIAQPHIGSATVEGREASGEKVIANIRFWADGHRPPDQVLEALVQP encoded by the coding sequence ATGGAACAGACGGGAGCGGACTCGAACCGGCGCGTCGCGGGCAAGCCGCGCGTGATAGTGACGCGGCACCTCCTCCCCTCGATCGAGGCACGGATGGAGGAGCTGTTCGATGTCCGGCTCAACCCCGCCGACATTGCCATGTCGCGCGACGAACTCGCCACCGCGATGCGCGAGTGCGACGTGCTTGTCCCGACCGTGACCGACCGGATCGACGCCGAATTGCTGGCAGAAGCGGGCGAGCAGCTCGGCCTGATCGCGAATTTCGGTGCAGGAACAGATCATATCGATCTCGCCGCCGCCGCGGCGCGCAAGATCATGGTCACCAACACGCCGGGCGTGTTCACCGACGACACGGCCGATCTGACAATGGCGCTGATCATCGGCGTTCCGCGCCGTCTGCGCGAAGGCACCGCGCTGATCCGCCGGGAACGCTGGACCGGCTGGGCACCCTCGGCCATGCTCGGCCGCAAGCTGGGCGGCAAAGTGCTGGGGATCGTGGGCATGGGCCGGATCGGTCAGGCGGTCGCATCGCGCGCGCGCGCCTTCGGCTTCGAAATCCGCTATCACAACCGCCATCGCCTGCCAGAAGCGGTGGAAACGATGTTCGGCGCCAGGTTCGAGGAGGATCTCGACCGCCTTCTGGCCGAATCCGATATCGTCACCCTGCATTGCCCCGCCACGCCGCAGACGCGCGGGATGATCGACGCACGCCGCATTGCGCTGATGAAGCGGGGGGCTGCGCTGATCAACACCGCGCGGGCCGATCTCGTCGACTACGAGGCGATGATCGAGGCGCTGGAAAGCGGCCACCTGGGCGGCGCAGGCCTGGATGTCTTTCCCGACGAGCCGAAAGTCGATGCTCGTCTCGTTGCCCTGCCCAATGTGATCGCCCAGCCCCATATCGGCAGCGCCACGGTCGAGGGACGCGAAGCGTCGGGCGAAAAAGTCATCGCCAACATCCGCTTCTGGGCCGATGGGCATCGCCCGCCCGACCAGGTGCTCGAAGCGCTGGTCCAGCCGTAA